One Populus nigra chromosome 16, ddPopNigr1.1, whole genome shotgun sequence genomic window, AAGCTTAGATGGATTCAGAAATCTGTTGTTGTGTCTGTACCAACTTGTTCTGATATGGATTAATCTCAATCCATTTATCATTCGTCTTGGTGGATTGATCTCAGCCTTTTGCCATTCAATTGTCTTATCGAACATGGCGTGGTCATTCCACGAGTGTAACCAGATTCTGTGGGTTTCTGTAGTCAGATATAACACTTTTAAGTTGTCATCACGGGGAGAAAATTAACATTGTTACCATCCACGTACGCATAATTTGCTTAGTTAAATTTTGAAGTTCAACTATTTTTCTTTCGATAGGTTTCTGTAGTTACTCTCAAATGTAAATTTCCCGAACCTGGTTTGGCAAGAATGTGCTCTTGATGTGATCGTATTAGTATAGTTACGCAGCAAACAGTtgtatacttgtttttttaacaaaaaaaatgagctATAAAGAGAAATTTCGAGCCTGAAAGGTAAACATCAGGGTTTAGATTTGCCATTGCTTATCGTTCTGTTCTCTTTGTGAAATATTAGCAAGGGTTTAAATGTTTCACGGTAATTACTCCATTCATCTCCTGGTTGGGGTTCTCAACGAACTGGATTAACATCTCCATACTGGCATTCTTAGAAAAGCCAAGATATATcagtttttgtttcaaaatcgACAGAATGATTAATCACTGCATTATATATTTGATGAAGAGTGGAAAACACCTGTTTTCCATAATGTGGTCCTAGATGACAGGGTTGAGCTGCTTAAACATGTTCAAATTGTACAGAACTTtgccaaaaacatcatagaATACTATCTTTACATGTGTCTGCCTTAGTTCCAGGGACATGAAACCTTGCCCATCATAATAAAACTTGACTCCTCCTTTGTTTAGTTGATCAATATCCCCTTTCCATGCCTTCGAACCACCTCCACTTGTTAAAAATTGGATTTGGCTGCATAAAGAGTCAAGTTCTTAAATCTTGGTGATTTTCGTTTCAATCCTTGCTGTGAAATAATGTcaatctatgttttttataaacataCCTTGTGCTGCTGGTTATGTGTTCCAAGCAATGATCATGCCCATTTATGTACATTTCAACATTGTTTGCCTGGACATTCAAGACGTGGTTTGTTAGAGAAACGCTTTGTTTGTGACAATCTCAATCTCTTTAGTAAGATTAGCTACCTCAAGAAGCGGGAGAAGTTGCTTCTTTAGCTCATTTGTTTCCCCATGATGGCCAATGCTTCTGATAGTATGATGCCCAACTACAATCTTCCAGTTAGCAGTGGAGTCCTGCAAAGCTGATTCCAAGTCCTGTTgccaaacatgaaaaagatgtaGGATTTGGGACAGAAAACAAAACGTCGACTGCACAGTGCTTGCATAAATGTACGAGGATGATCAGAATGAATAACCTTCAAGAGGTTTGAAAGATAGTGCTGCCTTGGCATCACTCCTCTCCAATCATAATGATGGTGCTTTGGCTTCAGAAAGTACTTGTCCACAAATGGAGTGGTGTCGATGAAGAACAATTCCACAATTTCTAAGAGGATGTGGAGAGAAGTTTGAATTTAGTTAAGCGAGAGGCAGTGTTTCAGGACAAAAACCTCAGAGAGGTGTGAGGTTTGATATCTACTGGCTATAAAATGTTGAATAATTTACTGTTCATAGTTGGAGATGTATCTTACCTGCGTTAAGAATGAAAGATC contains:
- the LOC133676137 gene encoding purple acid phosphatase 3-like, with the protein product MASFSHHFSSMHLVWMACLHVYVLCALAELQRFKQPTKEDGSISFLVVGDWGRKGNYNQSNVAFQMGRIGEELSIDFVVSTGDNFYEDGLRSINDPVFEKSFSKIYTAKSLQKQWYSVLGNHDYRGNVKAQLSPNLRNIDSRWICLRSFILNAEIVELFFIDTTPFVDKYFLKPKHHHYDWRGVMPRQHYLSNLLKDLESALQDSTANWKIVVGHHTIRSIGHHGETNELKKQLLPLLEANNVEMYINGHDHCLEHITSSTSQIQFLTSGGGSKAWKGDIDQLNKGGVKFYYDGQGFMSLELRQTHVKIVFYDVFGKVLYNLNMFKQLNPVI